From a region of the Panicum virgatum strain AP13 chromosome 2K, P.virgatum_v5, whole genome shotgun sequence genome:
- the LOC120670535 gene encoding endo-1,4-beta-xylanase 1-like isoform X2, producing MTVTCSTFQLRRRSSPSNTPSGGPALPLPQRCGLLPFPNPDRRRLDWPGTLLFTRLSAPTSSNTDTASASASVSAEPSREVQVVDKRGASNEVVMENIVSNSDFSEGLHLWQPNSCHAFVAVEGSGYHYGVRPHSGSSYAVLTHRTQSWQGLEQDITENVTLGTEYFITAYVRVHGEVHEPVGVKATLKFEEESSSTNYVSIARISASQECWEKMEGSFNLTTIPRRLVFYLEGPPPGVDLLIDSVTISYKKTERSVSSTIGGTEGIISNYDFSKGLHPWNPICCHAYVASQWSGFLDGIRGNSGENYAVVSKRTEHWQGLEQDITNRVSTGTAYVVSAFVRVDGNVQGQVEVKGTLRLQNTDGSTHYNPVGSVLASKEKWNKLEGSFSLTNMPKHVVFYLEGPPAGVDLIIDSVNISCSGHKQSKEVKVKSGVETVIKNPHFEDGLKNWSGRGCNICRHEFTAYGNVRPLNGSYFTSATGRVHNWNGIQQEITGRVQRKVLYEINSSVRIFGSANDTEVRVTLWVQEYGRERYVGLAKNQASDKQWTHLKGRFLLHAPFTKAVIFIEGPPAGIDILVDGLVLSPARKLQATPCPKIENVLYGVNLLHNSAFTRGLAGWSPMGSCRLSIQTEAPHMLPSILKDRASQKHISGRYILATNRTEVWMGPSQVITDKLRLHVTYRVSAWVRAGSGGHGRHHVNVCLAVDNQWVNGGQVEADGDQWYEIKGAFKLEKQPSKVTAYVQGPPSGVDLRVMDLQIYPVDRKARFEYLKEKTDRVRKRDVVLKFQGSNAVNLLGSSVRIQQTENSFPFGSCIARHNIENEDFAEFFVKNFNWAVFENELKWYHTEAEQGRLNYKDSDELLEFCEKHKIQVRGHCLFWEVEDAVQPWVRSLQGHHLMTAVQNRLQSLLSRYKGRFRHHDVNNEMLHGSFYEDRLGRDIRAYMFREAHKLDPSAVLFVNDYNVEDGCDTKSTPEKFVEQVVDLQERGAPVGGIGVQGHISHPVGEIICDSLDKLAVLGLPIWITELDVTAENEHLRADDLEVFLREAFAHHAVGGIILWGFWEMFMFREHAHLVDADGTINEAGRRYLALKQEWLTSVNGNVNHQGEFNFRGYHGSYTMEVDTLSGKVVRSFVVDEHSPIQVITLNI from the exons ATGACGGTGACTTGTTCAACATTTCAGCTGCGCCGACGCAGCTCGCCTAGCAACACCCCCTCCGGCGGTccggccctccctctcccccagCGGTGCGGACTCTTGCCATTCCCGAATCCCGATCGACGGCGCCTCGACTGGCCCGGCACCCTCCTATTCACCCGCCTTTCTGCACCGACCTCCTCGAACACGGAcacggcctccgcctccgcctccgtgtCCGCCGAACCGTCCAGAGAGGTACAG GTAGTAGATAAGCGTGGTGCTTCTAACGAAGTTGTCATGGAGAACATTGTGTCAAACAGTGATTTTTCTGAAGGTCTACATCTGTGGCAACCGAATAGTTGCCATGCATTTGTAGCCGTTGAAGGATCAGGTTACCATTATGGTGTAAGGCCGCATTCAGGGTCAAGCTATGCTGTTCTTACTCACCGCACACAGAGTTGGCAGGGGCTTGAGCAGGACATAACGGAAAATGTCACCCTTGGTACTGAGTACTTCATTACTGCATATGTCAGAGTCCATGGGGAAGTTCATGAGCCTGTTGGAGTTAAGGCCACTCTCAAATTTGAGGAAGAGAGCTCTTCTACCAACTATGTTTCTATTGCAAG GATTTCGGCCTCACAAGAATGCTGGGAGAAGATGGAAGGTTCATTTAATCTAACAACTATACCAAGACGTTTAGTGTTCTACCTTGAAGGCCCCCCTCCTGGTGTGGACTTGCTCATAGATTCTGTCACCATCTCCTACAAG AAAACAGAGAGGTCTGTTTCTTCAACGATTGGTGGAACAGAGGGCATCatttcaaattatgattttTCGAAAGGCCTTCATCCTTGGAATCCCATCTGCTGCCATGCATATGTGGCATCACAATGGTCTGGTTTCCTTGATGGCATTAGAGGGAACTCAGGAGAGAACTATGCTGTTGTTTCGAAGAGAACAGAGCACTGGCAAGGTCTTGAACAAGATATTACAAATAGAGTGTCTACAGGAACTGCTTATGTAGTTTCCGCCTTCGTTAGAGTTGATGGGAATGTCCAAGGCCAAGTTGAAGTCAAAGGAACCCTTCGGTTGCAAAATACAGATGGATCAACACATTATAATCCTGTTGGAAG TGTGTTAGCCTCAAAGGAAAAGTGGAACAAATTGGAAGGTTCCTTTTCTTTGACaaacatgccaaaacatgtcgTATTTTATCTGGAAGGACCTCCTGCTGGTGTGGATCTCATCATTGATTCTGTTAATATTAGTTGCTCTGGACATAAGCAGTCAAAA GAAGTAAAAGTAAAAAGTGGGGTTGAAACTGTCATTAAAAATCCTCACTTCGAAGATGGGTTAAAAAATTGGTCAGGAAGAGGATGCAATATCTGCAGACATGAGTTCACTGCATATGGCAATGTCCGCCCCTTAAATGGCAGTTATTTCACTTCAGCAACTGGACGGGTCCACAATTGGAATGGTATCCAGCAAGAAATCACCGGCAGGGTGCAGCGAAAAGTTCTTTATGAGATTAATTCTTCTGTTCGAATATTTGGGAGTGCCAATGATACTGAAGTCCGTGTCACTTTGTGGGTACAAGAATATGGTCGTGAGCGATATGTAGGCCTTGCCAA GAACCAGGCTTCTGATAAGCAATGGACACATTTGAAAGGAAGGTTCCTCCTTCATGCTCCCTTTACCAAAGCTGTTATTTTCATAGAAGGGCCTCCTGCAGGAATCGACATTCTTGTAGATGGTCTTGTATTATCACCAGCAAGGAAGCTCCAGGCCACACCATGCCCAAAAATTGAG AATGTTCTGTATGGAGTTAATCTATTACACAATAGTGCTTTCACTCGCGGGCTTGCTGGCTGGAGTCCCATGGGTTCATGTCGATTGAGTATCCAGACTGAAGCACCCCATATGCTACCTTCTATCTTGAAGGATCGTGCAAGTCAGAAACATATAAGCGGTCGTTATATCCTTGCCACAAACCGTACAGAAGTTTGGATGGGTCCTTCTCAGGTAATAACTGACAAGCTAAGGTTGCATGTCACTTACAGAGTATCTGCTTGGGTACGAGCTGGGTCTGGAGGACATGGACGTCACCATGTAAATGTTTGTCTTGCCGTGGATAACCAATGGGTTAATGGTGGGCAAGTGGAAGCTGATGGGGATCAATGGTATGAAATCAAAGGAGCATTCAAGCTTGAAAAGCAGCCATCAAAGGTTACTGCATATGTTCAGGGCCCTCCTTCAGGTGTTGATCTCAGAGTCATGGACCTTCAAATATATCCGGTTGACAGAAAAGCACGGTTTGAGTATCTGAAGGAGAAAACAGATAGG GTAAGAAAACGCGACGTTGTTCTGAAGTTCCAAGGATCAAATGCCGTGAATCTTTTAGGTTCATCTGTGAGGATACAACAGACCGAGAATAGCTTTCCATTTGGATCATGCATAGCAAGGCACAACATTGAGAACGAGGATTTTGCTGAGTTTTTCGTGAAGAACTTCAATTGGGCTGTATTTGAGAATGAATTGAAATGGTATCATACAGAAGCAGAACAAGGACGGCTTAATTACAAAGATTCTGATGAGTTGCTTGAATTTTGTGAGAAACATAAGATACAGGTTCGTGGTCACTGCTTATTTTGGGAAGTGGAAGACGCTGTCCAACCTTGGGTTCGGTCATTGCAAGGCCACCACTTGATGACTGCTGTCCAAAATCGTTTGCAAAGCCTATTGTCAAGGTACAAAGGTCGCTTTAGACATCATGATGTTAACAATGAGATGCTTCATGGTTCTTTCTATGAAGATAGATTAGGAAGGGACATTAGAGCTTATATGTTCAGAGAAGCACATAAGCTCGATCCTTCTGCTGTCTTGTTTGTCAATGATTATAACGTTGAAGATGGATGTGACACCAAATCTACCCCCGAGAAATTCGTTGAACAAGTCGTTGATCTCCAAGAACGGGGTGCCCCAGTTGGTGGGATCGGCGTGCAAGGCCATATCAGCCATCCAGTGGGAGAGATCATATGTGATTCCCTGGACAAGCTGGCTGTACTGGGTCTCCCTATCTGGATTACTGAGTTGGATGTGACAGCAGAGAACGAACACCTACGAGCTGATGATCTTGAAGTGTTCCTCCGCGAAGCATTTGCGCATCATGCTGTGGGGGGAATCATCCTCTGGGGATTCTGGGAGATGTTTATGTTCCGGGAGCACGCGCACCTGGTCGATGCCGACGGGACAATCAATGAGGCTGGCAGAAGGTACCTTGCCCTGAAACAAGAGTGGCTGACCAGTGTGAACGGCAATGTCAATCACCAGGGAGAGTTTAACTTCAGAGGATACCATGGTTCCTACACAATGGAAGTGGACACGCTTTCAGGAAAGGTAGTTAGATCATTTGTTGTCGACGAGCATAGCCCGATTCAAGTGATCACTCTGAACATTTAG
- the LOC120670535 gene encoding endo-1,4-beta-xylanase 1-like isoform X1 — protein MTVTCSTFQLRRRSSPSNTPSGGPALPLPQRCGLLPFPNPDRRRLDWPGTLLFTRLSAPTSSNTDTASASASVSAEPSREVQVLLIFFAVRILAVQSPTTSRCVPGRCSSLCLQDPGDEVVDKRGASNEVVMENIVSNSDFSEGLHLWQPNSCHAFVAVEGSGYHYGVRPHSGSSYAVLTHRTQSWQGLEQDITENVTLGTEYFITAYVRVHGEVHEPVGVKATLKFEEESSSTNYVSIARISASQECWEKMEGSFNLTTIPRRLVFYLEGPPPGVDLLIDSVTISYKKTERSVSSTIGGTEGIISNYDFSKGLHPWNPICCHAYVASQWSGFLDGIRGNSGENYAVVSKRTEHWQGLEQDITNRVSTGTAYVVSAFVRVDGNVQGQVEVKGTLRLQNTDGSTHYNPVGSVLASKEKWNKLEGSFSLTNMPKHVVFYLEGPPAGVDLIIDSVNISCSGHKQSKEVKVKSGVETVIKNPHFEDGLKNWSGRGCNICRHEFTAYGNVRPLNGSYFTSATGRVHNWNGIQQEITGRVQRKVLYEINSSVRIFGSANDTEVRVTLWVQEYGRERYVGLAKNQASDKQWTHLKGRFLLHAPFTKAVIFIEGPPAGIDILVDGLVLSPARKLQATPCPKIENVLYGVNLLHNSAFTRGLAGWSPMGSCRLSIQTEAPHMLPSILKDRASQKHISGRYILATNRTEVWMGPSQVITDKLRLHVTYRVSAWVRAGSGGHGRHHVNVCLAVDNQWVNGGQVEADGDQWYEIKGAFKLEKQPSKVTAYVQGPPSGVDLRVMDLQIYPVDRKARFEYLKEKTDRVRKRDVVLKFQGSNAVNLLGSSVRIQQTENSFPFGSCIARHNIENEDFAEFFVKNFNWAVFENELKWYHTEAEQGRLNYKDSDELLEFCEKHKIQVRGHCLFWEVEDAVQPWVRSLQGHHLMTAVQNRLQSLLSRYKGRFRHHDVNNEMLHGSFYEDRLGRDIRAYMFREAHKLDPSAVLFVNDYNVEDGCDTKSTPEKFVEQVVDLQERGAPVGGIGVQGHISHPVGEIICDSLDKLAVLGLPIWITELDVTAENEHLRADDLEVFLREAFAHHAVGGIILWGFWEMFMFREHAHLVDADGTINEAGRRYLALKQEWLTSVNGNVNHQGEFNFRGYHGSYTMEVDTLSGKVVRSFVVDEHSPIQVITLNI, from the exons ATGACGGTGACTTGTTCAACATTTCAGCTGCGCCGACGCAGCTCGCCTAGCAACACCCCCTCCGGCGGTccggccctccctctcccccagCGGTGCGGACTCTTGCCATTCCCGAATCCCGATCGACGGCGCCTCGACTGGCCCGGCACCCTCCTATTCACCCGCCTTTCTGCACCGACCTCCTCGAACACGGAcacggcctccgcctccgcctccgtgtCCGCCGAACCGTCCAGAGAGGTACAGGTACTGCTCATTTTCTTCGCTGTGCGCATCTTGGCGGTACAGTCTCCGACGACTTCCCGGTGCGTGCCCGGGAGGTGTTCGTCTTTGTGCCTCCAAGACCCAGGAGACGAG GTAGTAGATAAGCGTGGTGCTTCTAACGAAGTTGTCATGGAGAACATTGTGTCAAACAGTGATTTTTCTGAAGGTCTACATCTGTGGCAACCGAATAGTTGCCATGCATTTGTAGCCGTTGAAGGATCAGGTTACCATTATGGTGTAAGGCCGCATTCAGGGTCAAGCTATGCTGTTCTTACTCACCGCACACAGAGTTGGCAGGGGCTTGAGCAGGACATAACGGAAAATGTCACCCTTGGTACTGAGTACTTCATTACTGCATATGTCAGAGTCCATGGGGAAGTTCATGAGCCTGTTGGAGTTAAGGCCACTCTCAAATTTGAGGAAGAGAGCTCTTCTACCAACTATGTTTCTATTGCAAG GATTTCGGCCTCACAAGAATGCTGGGAGAAGATGGAAGGTTCATTTAATCTAACAACTATACCAAGACGTTTAGTGTTCTACCTTGAAGGCCCCCCTCCTGGTGTGGACTTGCTCATAGATTCTGTCACCATCTCCTACAAG AAAACAGAGAGGTCTGTTTCTTCAACGATTGGTGGAACAGAGGGCATCatttcaaattatgattttTCGAAAGGCCTTCATCCTTGGAATCCCATCTGCTGCCATGCATATGTGGCATCACAATGGTCTGGTTTCCTTGATGGCATTAGAGGGAACTCAGGAGAGAACTATGCTGTTGTTTCGAAGAGAACAGAGCACTGGCAAGGTCTTGAACAAGATATTACAAATAGAGTGTCTACAGGAACTGCTTATGTAGTTTCCGCCTTCGTTAGAGTTGATGGGAATGTCCAAGGCCAAGTTGAAGTCAAAGGAACCCTTCGGTTGCAAAATACAGATGGATCAACACATTATAATCCTGTTGGAAG TGTGTTAGCCTCAAAGGAAAAGTGGAACAAATTGGAAGGTTCCTTTTCTTTGACaaacatgccaaaacatgtcgTATTTTATCTGGAAGGACCTCCTGCTGGTGTGGATCTCATCATTGATTCTGTTAATATTAGTTGCTCTGGACATAAGCAGTCAAAA GAAGTAAAAGTAAAAAGTGGGGTTGAAACTGTCATTAAAAATCCTCACTTCGAAGATGGGTTAAAAAATTGGTCAGGAAGAGGATGCAATATCTGCAGACATGAGTTCACTGCATATGGCAATGTCCGCCCCTTAAATGGCAGTTATTTCACTTCAGCAACTGGACGGGTCCACAATTGGAATGGTATCCAGCAAGAAATCACCGGCAGGGTGCAGCGAAAAGTTCTTTATGAGATTAATTCTTCTGTTCGAATATTTGGGAGTGCCAATGATACTGAAGTCCGTGTCACTTTGTGGGTACAAGAATATGGTCGTGAGCGATATGTAGGCCTTGCCAA GAACCAGGCTTCTGATAAGCAATGGACACATTTGAAAGGAAGGTTCCTCCTTCATGCTCCCTTTACCAAAGCTGTTATTTTCATAGAAGGGCCTCCTGCAGGAATCGACATTCTTGTAGATGGTCTTGTATTATCACCAGCAAGGAAGCTCCAGGCCACACCATGCCCAAAAATTGAG AATGTTCTGTATGGAGTTAATCTATTACACAATAGTGCTTTCACTCGCGGGCTTGCTGGCTGGAGTCCCATGGGTTCATGTCGATTGAGTATCCAGACTGAAGCACCCCATATGCTACCTTCTATCTTGAAGGATCGTGCAAGTCAGAAACATATAAGCGGTCGTTATATCCTTGCCACAAACCGTACAGAAGTTTGGATGGGTCCTTCTCAGGTAATAACTGACAAGCTAAGGTTGCATGTCACTTACAGAGTATCTGCTTGGGTACGAGCTGGGTCTGGAGGACATGGACGTCACCATGTAAATGTTTGTCTTGCCGTGGATAACCAATGGGTTAATGGTGGGCAAGTGGAAGCTGATGGGGATCAATGGTATGAAATCAAAGGAGCATTCAAGCTTGAAAAGCAGCCATCAAAGGTTACTGCATATGTTCAGGGCCCTCCTTCAGGTGTTGATCTCAGAGTCATGGACCTTCAAATATATCCGGTTGACAGAAAAGCACGGTTTGAGTATCTGAAGGAGAAAACAGATAGG GTAAGAAAACGCGACGTTGTTCTGAAGTTCCAAGGATCAAATGCCGTGAATCTTTTAGGTTCATCTGTGAGGATACAACAGACCGAGAATAGCTTTCCATTTGGATCATGCATAGCAAGGCACAACATTGAGAACGAGGATTTTGCTGAGTTTTTCGTGAAGAACTTCAATTGGGCTGTATTTGAGAATGAATTGAAATGGTATCATACAGAAGCAGAACAAGGACGGCTTAATTACAAAGATTCTGATGAGTTGCTTGAATTTTGTGAGAAACATAAGATACAGGTTCGTGGTCACTGCTTATTTTGGGAAGTGGAAGACGCTGTCCAACCTTGGGTTCGGTCATTGCAAGGCCACCACTTGATGACTGCTGTCCAAAATCGTTTGCAAAGCCTATTGTCAAGGTACAAAGGTCGCTTTAGACATCATGATGTTAACAATGAGATGCTTCATGGTTCTTTCTATGAAGATAGATTAGGAAGGGACATTAGAGCTTATATGTTCAGAGAAGCACATAAGCTCGATCCTTCTGCTGTCTTGTTTGTCAATGATTATAACGTTGAAGATGGATGTGACACCAAATCTACCCCCGAGAAATTCGTTGAACAAGTCGTTGATCTCCAAGAACGGGGTGCCCCAGTTGGTGGGATCGGCGTGCAAGGCCATATCAGCCATCCAGTGGGAGAGATCATATGTGATTCCCTGGACAAGCTGGCTGTACTGGGTCTCCCTATCTGGATTACTGAGTTGGATGTGACAGCAGAGAACGAACACCTACGAGCTGATGATCTTGAAGTGTTCCTCCGCGAAGCATTTGCGCATCATGCTGTGGGGGGAATCATCCTCTGGGGATTCTGGGAGATGTTTATGTTCCGGGAGCACGCGCACCTGGTCGATGCCGACGGGACAATCAATGAGGCTGGCAGAAGGTACCTTGCCCTGAAACAAGAGTGGCTGACCAGTGTGAACGGCAATGTCAATCACCAGGGAGAGTTTAACTTCAGAGGATACCATGGTTCCTACACAATGGAAGTGGACACGCTTTCAGGAAAGGTAGTTAGATCATTTGTTGTCGACGAGCATAGCCCGATTCAAGTGATCACTCTGAACATTTAG
- the LOC120670535 gene encoding endo-1,4-beta-xylanase 1-like isoform X3: MTVTCSTFQLRRRSSPSNTPSGGPALPLPQRCGLLPFPNPDRRRLDWPGTLLFTRLSAPTSSNTDTASASASVSAEPSREVVDKRGASNEVVMENIVSNSDFSEGLHLWQPNSCHAFVAVEGSGYHYGVRPHSGSSYAVLTHRTQSWQGLEQDITENVTLGTEYFITAYVRVHGEVHEPVGVKATLKFEEESSSTNYVSIARISASQECWEKMEGSFNLTTIPRRLVFYLEGPPPGVDLLIDSVTISYKKTERSVSSTIGGTEGIISNYDFSKGLHPWNPICCHAYVASQWSGFLDGIRGNSGENYAVVSKRTEHWQGLEQDITNRVSTGTAYVVSAFVRVDGNVQGQVEVKGTLRLQNTDGSTHYNPVGSVLASKEKWNKLEGSFSLTNMPKHVVFYLEGPPAGVDLIIDSVNISCSGHKQSKEVKVKSGVETVIKNPHFEDGLKNWSGRGCNICRHEFTAYGNVRPLNGSYFTSATGRVHNWNGIQQEITGRVQRKVLYEINSSVRIFGSANDTEVRVTLWVQEYGRERYVGLAKNQASDKQWTHLKGRFLLHAPFTKAVIFIEGPPAGIDILVDGLVLSPARKLQATPCPKIENVLYGVNLLHNSAFTRGLAGWSPMGSCRLSIQTEAPHMLPSILKDRASQKHISGRYILATNRTEVWMGPSQVITDKLRLHVTYRVSAWVRAGSGGHGRHHVNVCLAVDNQWVNGGQVEADGDQWYEIKGAFKLEKQPSKVTAYVQGPPSGVDLRVMDLQIYPVDRKARFEYLKEKTDRVRKRDVVLKFQGSNAVNLLGSSVRIQQTENSFPFGSCIARHNIENEDFAEFFVKNFNWAVFENELKWYHTEAEQGRLNYKDSDELLEFCEKHKIQVRGHCLFWEVEDAVQPWVRSLQGHHLMTAVQNRLQSLLSRYKGRFRHHDVNNEMLHGSFYEDRLGRDIRAYMFREAHKLDPSAVLFVNDYNVEDGCDTKSTPEKFVEQVVDLQERGAPVGGIGVQGHISHPVGEIICDSLDKLAVLGLPIWITELDVTAENEHLRADDLEVFLREAFAHHAVGGIILWGFWEMFMFREHAHLVDADGTINEAGRRYLALKQEWLTSVNGNVNHQGEFNFRGYHGSYTMEVDTLSGKVVRSFVVDEHSPIQVITLNI; encoded by the exons ATGACGGTGACTTGTTCAACATTTCAGCTGCGCCGACGCAGCTCGCCTAGCAACACCCCCTCCGGCGGTccggccctccctctcccccagCGGTGCGGACTCTTGCCATTCCCGAATCCCGATCGACGGCGCCTCGACTGGCCCGGCACCCTCCTATTCACCCGCCTTTCTGCACCGACCTCCTCGAACACGGAcacggcctccgcctccgcctccgtgtCCGCCGAACCGTCCAGAGAG GTAGTAGATAAGCGTGGTGCTTCTAACGAAGTTGTCATGGAGAACATTGTGTCAAACAGTGATTTTTCTGAAGGTCTACATCTGTGGCAACCGAATAGTTGCCATGCATTTGTAGCCGTTGAAGGATCAGGTTACCATTATGGTGTAAGGCCGCATTCAGGGTCAAGCTATGCTGTTCTTACTCACCGCACACAGAGTTGGCAGGGGCTTGAGCAGGACATAACGGAAAATGTCACCCTTGGTACTGAGTACTTCATTACTGCATATGTCAGAGTCCATGGGGAAGTTCATGAGCCTGTTGGAGTTAAGGCCACTCTCAAATTTGAGGAAGAGAGCTCTTCTACCAACTATGTTTCTATTGCAAG GATTTCGGCCTCACAAGAATGCTGGGAGAAGATGGAAGGTTCATTTAATCTAACAACTATACCAAGACGTTTAGTGTTCTACCTTGAAGGCCCCCCTCCTGGTGTGGACTTGCTCATAGATTCTGTCACCATCTCCTACAAG AAAACAGAGAGGTCTGTTTCTTCAACGATTGGTGGAACAGAGGGCATCatttcaaattatgattttTCGAAAGGCCTTCATCCTTGGAATCCCATCTGCTGCCATGCATATGTGGCATCACAATGGTCTGGTTTCCTTGATGGCATTAGAGGGAACTCAGGAGAGAACTATGCTGTTGTTTCGAAGAGAACAGAGCACTGGCAAGGTCTTGAACAAGATATTACAAATAGAGTGTCTACAGGAACTGCTTATGTAGTTTCCGCCTTCGTTAGAGTTGATGGGAATGTCCAAGGCCAAGTTGAAGTCAAAGGAACCCTTCGGTTGCAAAATACAGATGGATCAACACATTATAATCCTGTTGGAAG TGTGTTAGCCTCAAAGGAAAAGTGGAACAAATTGGAAGGTTCCTTTTCTTTGACaaacatgccaaaacatgtcgTATTTTATCTGGAAGGACCTCCTGCTGGTGTGGATCTCATCATTGATTCTGTTAATATTAGTTGCTCTGGACATAAGCAGTCAAAA GAAGTAAAAGTAAAAAGTGGGGTTGAAACTGTCATTAAAAATCCTCACTTCGAAGATGGGTTAAAAAATTGGTCAGGAAGAGGATGCAATATCTGCAGACATGAGTTCACTGCATATGGCAATGTCCGCCCCTTAAATGGCAGTTATTTCACTTCAGCAACTGGACGGGTCCACAATTGGAATGGTATCCAGCAAGAAATCACCGGCAGGGTGCAGCGAAAAGTTCTTTATGAGATTAATTCTTCTGTTCGAATATTTGGGAGTGCCAATGATACTGAAGTCCGTGTCACTTTGTGGGTACAAGAATATGGTCGTGAGCGATATGTAGGCCTTGCCAA GAACCAGGCTTCTGATAAGCAATGGACACATTTGAAAGGAAGGTTCCTCCTTCATGCTCCCTTTACCAAAGCTGTTATTTTCATAGAAGGGCCTCCTGCAGGAATCGACATTCTTGTAGATGGTCTTGTATTATCACCAGCAAGGAAGCTCCAGGCCACACCATGCCCAAAAATTGAG AATGTTCTGTATGGAGTTAATCTATTACACAATAGTGCTTTCACTCGCGGGCTTGCTGGCTGGAGTCCCATGGGTTCATGTCGATTGAGTATCCAGACTGAAGCACCCCATATGCTACCTTCTATCTTGAAGGATCGTGCAAGTCAGAAACATATAAGCGGTCGTTATATCCTTGCCACAAACCGTACAGAAGTTTGGATGGGTCCTTCTCAGGTAATAACTGACAAGCTAAGGTTGCATGTCACTTACAGAGTATCTGCTTGGGTACGAGCTGGGTCTGGAGGACATGGACGTCACCATGTAAATGTTTGTCTTGCCGTGGATAACCAATGGGTTAATGGTGGGCAAGTGGAAGCTGATGGGGATCAATGGTATGAAATCAAAGGAGCATTCAAGCTTGAAAAGCAGCCATCAAAGGTTACTGCATATGTTCAGGGCCCTCCTTCAGGTGTTGATCTCAGAGTCATGGACCTTCAAATATATCCGGTTGACAGAAAAGCACGGTTTGAGTATCTGAAGGAGAAAACAGATAGG GTAAGAAAACGCGACGTTGTTCTGAAGTTCCAAGGATCAAATGCCGTGAATCTTTTAGGTTCATCTGTGAGGATACAACAGACCGAGAATAGCTTTCCATTTGGATCATGCATAGCAAGGCACAACATTGAGAACGAGGATTTTGCTGAGTTTTTCGTGAAGAACTTCAATTGGGCTGTATTTGAGAATGAATTGAAATGGTATCATACAGAAGCAGAACAAGGACGGCTTAATTACAAAGATTCTGATGAGTTGCTTGAATTTTGTGAGAAACATAAGATACAGGTTCGTGGTCACTGCTTATTTTGGGAAGTGGAAGACGCTGTCCAACCTTGGGTTCGGTCATTGCAAGGCCACCACTTGATGACTGCTGTCCAAAATCGTTTGCAAAGCCTATTGTCAAGGTACAAAGGTCGCTTTAGACATCATGATGTTAACAATGAGATGCTTCATGGTTCTTTCTATGAAGATAGATTAGGAAGGGACATTAGAGCTTATATGTTCAGAGAAGCACATAAGCTCGATCCTTCTGCTGTCTTGTTTGTCAATGATTATAACGTTGAAGATGGATGTGACACCAAATCTACCCCCGAGAAATTCGTTGAACAAGTCGTTGATCTCCAAGAACGGGGTGCCCCAGTTGGTGGGATCGGCGTGCAAGGCCATATCAGCCATCCAGTGGGAGAGATCATATGTGATTCCCTGGACAAGCTGGCTGTACTGGGTCTCCCTATCTGGATTACTGAGTTGGATGTGACAGCAGAGAACGAACACCTACGAGCTGATGATCTTGAAGTGTTCCTCCGCGAAGCATTTGCGCATCATGCTGTGGGGGGAATCATCCTCTGGGGATTCTGGGAGATGTTTATGTTCCGGGAGCACGCGCACCTGGTCGATGCCGACGGGACAATCAATGAGGCTGGCAGAAGGTACCTTGCCCTGAAACAAGAGTGGCTGACCAGTGTGAACGGCAATGTCAATCACCAGGGAGAGTTTAACTTCAGAGGATACCATGGTTCCTACACAATGGAAGTGGACACGCTTTCAGGAAAGGTAGTTAGATCATTTGTTGTCGACGAGCATAGCCCGATTCAAGTGATCACTCTGAACATTTAG